A region of the Apium graveolens cultivar Ventura chromosome 6, ASM990537v1, whole genome shotgun sequence genome:
TGTTCCTTGATTCTACCTTTGTTCTATGTTTTATCTTACATAGTTTAGATATTCTTTCAGTTCATCACATTTTTTCTGAGTAAATACACATTTTAACTAGTTTCTTAATGGATAAATTGTCTATAGATTACCTTCTGTTTGCTTAGTTTTGTTTTTGATTATAAACCTGTGGAACAGTCTTGTAGGATCATTCTAGCAGAGTTTCGATGAACATTTAAGATTCAGCTGCATCGGAATATTTGATTTTCGTTTATAAAAACTTCTTAGCAGTTGATTCATCACTGCTTAACTATTACATTGATTTTCTCAACCAATAGGTTGGATATCACAAAATTTGTGAAAGTCGAAAGGAGGATCAAAGTACGAACCACTAAGAATGGCTTCTGTCACGATCTTGTTTGCAGCTTCTGTGGCATGAATCCCATCCCAACTTACATAATTGTGTGGATCACCACAAGCTTGTGCAGTTACATTTCTTCCATTGAGAACCTTAGTGTTTCCACAATATACTTGAGGATTGAATTTGTGTTTGTTCCCCTCAACTCCACAACATGCTGTTGGACCGTGCCTCAGACCTACAAGATTATGTAAGATCCAATTGAAACTTTAGTACCAAATGTAAAATTAAGGGTATTTGAGACAATTTAGAAATCAATGCATCCACTGCACAAGCACATACCATGAAGAGTAGGGTGTCGGAAGAGCTCAAGCATCACAGAATGGATATCGACATATATAACATTAGCATCAGAGAGTTGTTTCTGGACTTGGGACAATGCATCTTTGAGCATTGTGTTGTATTCAACCACTGCATTGTTGTAAGATATCAAGCATCCGAATTGATCAATGTCAGATTCATCATGAGGGAGCTCTTCTAAAAATGAAGGGTAGCAACCAATTGGTGCAATATTTAGCACCATAAACGTTCTTCCTCCTATTCCATTTATATCCTTCAAATTCGCATCATCAAGATTAGTACATTGTAGCTAATGTTCTCTACACGAACTTTGATGTATAATCCTTAATGTGCAAGGTAAGATTTAATTGCAAGTAGTAAACACATCAAACCAGACTAAACAATGTCTCAGTTAAAAAAAAGTATGTTTAGCGGTTGAACTGACCTTGATGGCATAAGCAATTTGATTGACTACATCAGGAAGATATTGCTGTACTCCTTTTATGCCTATTGCTGCCAAGTTCCCAGTAAAATCGTTCTGACCGATATAAAAAACATACAGAGATTTCTTAAATACGCTATGATGAGGAAGTTTGGTTGCTCCTGGCATCACAAAATGCAGCATTTGTCAATTCAAGAAAAGTAATTGCATTTTGAGTACTGCAATTTTTAAAACCAATCATAATGATTAAAAGTGTTACCTCTGTGAGAATGAGGCTGCTGGGCCAGGAGATTGAGTTGCTTGAGCTGATTGAGCTGAATTGCTAGATAGAAAGGGCTGAGCCCACttacaaacaaggaagtattaGGCTGCAGAACTGTTGATGCAAGTGTTGCAAAGTTAGCTCCATGTTTGTAATCTGATCCAATTGATTGTAGATATGGACTGAGGAATGGCACTCCTATAGCTTGAGCTGCAATCACCAGGATACAGTATTTATTATTAGTTTGTCGTTACAGTACTTGATCATCGGAGATTTTCCTCATCTTATCTATTCTACTCTCGCCTCATTGGATCCGGAACTTCTGAGCTATATTTGCAGTTGCTGGATCATAGCGTCTTCACAAATTTTCAGTTTTTTGCTAATATGGTAAATTTATCGGTCCCTAGGGACCAACATATGATAAGGATAAGAAACGAAATTGGGGAAATTTGTGGAGAAGCAATTGACAGGCAACTGCCAACTGATCCTTCTCCACTATAATAATAGAGGAGTCAAGTTTGATGAGGTACTGAAAA
Encoded here:
- the LOC141667531 gene encoding GDSL esterase/lipase At4g01130-like, with the protein product MKNMSGGVKFTVMVVVLMAMLVSSSESKCEFEAIFNFGDSNSDTGGFWAAFPAQGPPYGMTYFKKPSGRASDGRLIIDFLAQAIGVPFLSPYLQSIGSDYKHGANFATLASTVLQPNTSLFVSGLSPFYLAIQLNQLKQLNLLAQQPHSHRGATKLPHHSVFKKSLYVFYIGQNDFTGNLAAIGIKGVQQYLPDVVNQIAYAIKDINGIGGRTFMVLNIAPIGCYPSFLEELPHDESDIDQFGCLISYNNAVVEYNTMLKDALSQVQKQLSDANVIYVDIHSVMLELFRHPTLHGLRHGPTACCGVEGNKHKFNPQVYCGNTKVLNGRNVTAQACGDPHNYVSWDGIHATEAANKIVTEAILSGSYFDPPFDFHKFCDIQPIG